A region from the Tahibacter amnicola genome encodes:
- a CDS encoding choice-of-anchor J domain-containing protein yields the protein MKFRFMASAVFSLCVSGPLLAQQLTEGFDAEGLPEGWQARNQSTTVGDNANCWNQAGDIELFASQAGSGQMLANFRCEAADGDISGWLLTPQLTGLQNGNVLTFYTTKAEGSEYADRLEVRLCVGEGCTATGSTGSGAGDVGQFTTLLLTVNPTLGVGAANYPESYTQFSATLTGLPAGTNTGAIAFRYWVTSGGPTGANSDIIGLDTVNLTDTTPVSLQSFSVE from the coding sequence ATGAAATTCCGTTTCATGGCGTCTGCCGTGTTTTCACTGTGCGTTTCGGGACCGCTGCTCGCGCAGCAACTGACCGAAGGCTTTGACGCCGAAGGCCTGCCGGAAGGCTGGCAGGCCCGCAACCAGAGCACCACAGTGGGCGACAACGCCAATTGCTGGAACCAGGCGGGTGACATCGAACTGTTCGCGTCCCAGGCGGGCAGCGGGCAGATGCTGGCCAACTTCCGCTGCGAGGCCGCCGATGGCGATATCAGCGGCTGGCTGCTGACGCCACAGCTGACCGGCCTGCAGAACGGCAACGTGCTGACGTTCTACACGACCAAGGCCGAAGGCTCGGAATACGCCGATCGCCTGGAAGTGCGGCTGTGCGTGGGCGAAGGCTGCACCGCCACGGGCAGCACCGGCAGCGGCGCGGGCGACGTGGGTCAGTTCACCACGCTGCTGCTCACGGTCAACCCCACGCTCGGCGTGGGCGCGGCAAACTATCCGGAAAGCTACACCCAGTTCTCGGCCACGCTGACGGGCCTGCCGGCCGGCACCAACACCGGCGCCATCGCATTCCGCTACTGGGTCACCAGCGGCGGCCCTACGGGCGCCAACTCCGACATCATCGGCCTGGACACAGTCAACCTGACCGACACCACGCCAGTGTCACTGCAATCGTTCTCGGTGGAATGA
- a CDS encoding YebC/PmpR family DNA-binding transcriptional regulator — translation MAGHSKWANIQHRKGAQDAKRGKIFTKVIREITTAARAGGGDPSGNPRLRMAIDKGLAVNMTKDSIERAIKKAIGELEGAAYDEVRYEGYAPGGVAVIVDCMTDNRNRTVADVRHAFAKFGGNLGTDGSVSFLFHKRGVLSYAPGVSEDRAMELALDAGADDVLVHPDDASIEIITAPEAFEAVRQAMLDGGLAPDHAEIVFRADTVIQVTGDAARAVAKMLDWLEDLDDVQNVCTNADLPADAYE, via the coding sequence ATGGCCGGACATTCCAAGTGGGCGAACATCCAGCACCGCAAGGGCGCTCAGGACGCCAAGCGCGGCAAGATCTTCACCAAGGTGATCCGCGAGATCACCACGGCTGCCCGCGCCGGCGGCGGAGATCCGTCCGGCAATCCCCGGCTGCGCATGGCGATCGACAAGGGTCTTGCCGTCAACATGACCAAGGACTCCATCGAACGCGCGATCAAGAAGGCCATCGGTGAACTTGAAGGTGCCGCCTACGACGAGGTGCGCTACGAGGGCTACGCGCCCGGCGGCGTCGCGGTCATCGTCGATTGCATGACCGACAACCGCAATCGCACCGTCGCTGACGTGCGTCATGCCTTTGCCAAGTTCGGCGGCAATCTCGGGACAGATGGCTCGGTCAGTTTCCTGTTTCACAAGCGCGGCGTGCTTTCCTACGCCCCTGGCGTTTCGGAAGACCGCGCGATGGAACTGGCCCTCGATGCAGGGGCGGATGATGTCCTCGTCCATCCGGACGATGCCTCGATCGAGATCATCACCGCGCCCGAGGCCTTCGAGGCGGTGAGGCAGGCCATGCTCGACGGCGGCCTCGCCCCTGACCACGCCGAGATCGTGTTTCGCGCCGATACCGTCATCCAGGTGACTGGCGACGCGGCGCGGGCGGTCGCGAAAATGCTCGACTGGCTGGAAGATCTCGACGATGTCCAGAATGTCTGCACCAATGCGGATCTGCCGGCCGACGCCTATGAATGA
- the ruvC gene encoding crossover junction endodeoxyribonuclease RuvC produces MSIVIPGIRGRAPAAPLAEPVRVLGIDPGSQRTGVGIIDVDATGRSRHVFHATLSLTANENFALRLKQIFDELGEIIQMHQPQEVAIERVFMAKNADSALKLGQARGAAICAVVHRGLAVNEYAAKEIKQAVVGGGGADKTQIQHMVGVLLQLPGKIQADAADALAIALAHAHTRSTMHRIGIPRTAWRRRR; encoded by the coding sequence ATGAGTATCGTCATTCCGGGTATCCGGGGCAGGGCGCCGGCGGCGCCGCTGGCCGAGCCGGTGCGTGTTCTGGGTATCGACCCCGGTTCGCAGCGAACTGGCGTGGGCATCATTGATGTCGACGCGACAGGGCGCTCCCGTCATGTCTTTCATGCCACCCTGAGTCTGACGGCGAACGAGAATTTTGCCCTGCGCCTCAAGCAGATCTTCGATGAGCTGGGTGAGATCATCCAGATGCACCAGCCGCAGGAGGTGGCGATCGAGCGGGTGTTCATGGCCAAGAACGCCGACTCGGCGCTCAAGCTCGGCCAGGCGCGCGGGGCCGCGATCTGTGCGGTCGTTCACCGCGGGCTGGCGGTCAACGAGTACGCCGCCAAGGAAATCAAACAGGCGGTCGTGGGCGGTGGCGGCGCGGACAAGACCCAGATCCAGCACATGGTGGGTGTATTGCTGCAATTGCCGGGTAAGATCCAGGCCGACGCGGCGGACGCGCTGGCCATAGCCCTGGCTCATGCGCACACCCGCTCGACCATGCATCGAATCGGCATACCGCGTACCGCATGGAGGCGCAGGCGATGA